In Tachyglossus aculeatus isolate mTacAcu1 chromosome 10, mTacAcu1.pri, whole genome shotgun sequence, the following proteins share a genomic window:
- the ALG6 gene encoding dolichyl pyrophosphate Man9GlcNAc2 alpha-1,3-glucosyltransferase: MEKWSLMTVAVLIGLTVRWTVSLNSYSGAGKPPMFGDYEAQRHWQEITFNLPIKQWYFNTSDNNLQYWGLDYPPLTAYHSLLCAYVAQFINPEWVALHSSRGYESQAHKLFMRSTVFIADLVIYVPAVVIYCCYLKDISPKKKVATALCILLYPGLILIDYGHFQYNSVSLGFALWGVLGLSYDWDLLGSLAFCLAVSYKQMELYHSLPFFCFLLGKCFKRGLKGKGFLLFVKLAFTVIATFILCWLPFSTKADQTLQVLKRLFPVDRGLFEDKVANVWCSLNVLLKVKHILTTHSQLKLSFALTFLSLLPACIKLTLQPSLKGFKFTLVSCALSFFLFSFQVHEKSILLVSLPVCLILNETPFMATWFLLVSTFSMLPLLLKDGLLMASLVTTGAFSTACVASLSILEKTSEEHLLLKSFSLFSSRYIPCFKFLAKKIKNGFYISLLCMGVLTLLSATLNPPPKLPDFFSVLVSLAACLHFLFFLGYFNIVIMWDHRNARSQKKIS; encoded by the exons GAGCTGGAAAACCCCCAATGTTTGGAGATTATGAAGCTCAGAGGCATTGGCAAGAAATTACTTTCAATTTACCCATTAAACAGTG GTACTTTAATACCAGTGACAAcaacctgcagtattggggattGGATTATCCACCTCTGACAGCTTACCACAGTCTATTATGTGCTTACGT GGCACAGTTTATAAATCCAGAGTGGGTTGCTCTCCACTCATCCCGCGGATATGAGAGTCAGGCACACAAACTCTTTATGCGCTCAACAG TTTTTATTGCTGATTTGGTCATTTACGTACCCGCCGTTGTCATATACTGTTGTTATTTAAAAGACATTTCGCCCAAAAAAAAG GTTGCTACTGCCCTCTGCATACTGCTGTATCCAGGCCTTATCCTTATCGATTATGGACACTTTCA ATATAACTCTGTGAGTCTTGGCTTTGCTTTGTGGGGGGTTCTCGGTCTGTCTTATGACTGGGACCTTCTTGGATCATTGGCCTTTTGCTTGGCCGTCAGTTATAAGCAGATGGAACTGTACCACTCTTTGCCGTTCTTTTGTTTTCTGCTGGGCAAGTGCTTCAAGAGAGGCCTGAAAGGAAAGGG GTTTTTACTCTTTGTCAAACTCGCGTTCACGGTGATTGCTACCTTCATCCTCTGCTGGCTGCCGTTCTCGACCAAAGCTGACCAGACCCTGCAAGTACTTAAGAGACTCTTCCCTGTTGACCGTGGATTGTTCGag GATAAAGTCGCCAATGTTTGGTGTAGCTTAAATGTTCTCCTAAAGGTAAAACATATTCTGACAACCCACAGCCAGCTGAAGCTCAG CTTTGCCCTAACATTTCTGAGCCTACTTCCCGCTTGTATAAAGTTAACTCTCCAGCCGTCTCTCAAAGGATTTAAATTTACCCTG gtgagctgtGCGTTGTCAttcttcctgttctccttccaagtACATGAAAAATCCATTCTTTTGGTCTCACT ACCAGTCTGCTTAATTCTAAATGAAACACCTTTTATGGCCACCTGGTTTTTACTCGTGTCAACCTTTAG CATGCTTCCTCTTCTGCTCAAGGATGGGCTGCTGATGGCCTCTCTTGTGACCACGGGAGCGTTTTCCACCGCCTGTGTGGCTTCCCTTTCTATCTTAGAGAAGACTTCTGAAGAGCATCTGCTGCTAAAATCCTTTTCCCTGTTTTCAAGCAGATACATCCCTTGTTTCAAGTTTCTTGCCAAGAAGATCAAAAATggg TTCTATATCTCGCTCCTGTGCATGGGCGTCCTGACGTTGCTGAGCGCCACTCTGAatcctccacccaaactgccagaCTTCTTTTCTGTCCTGGTGTCCCTCGCTGCCTGCTtacacttcctcttcttcctgggCTATTTTAATATTGTAATTATGTGGGATCACCGAAATGCGAGAAGTCAAAAGAAAATCAGCTAA